A single genomic interval of Aureliella helgolandensis harbors:
- a CDS encoding glycerophosphodiester phosphodiesterase translates to MKPLKFIFLLSLVSFGWVPQALADEKTPFHFAHRGGAHEFEENTLFAFKSCYEKGIRGYELDVRMTKDGELVVLHDDSLDRTHQSSGPVEHLNANEARVIRSKKQNEPLLFLDTLLDYLKDKPGMYVEFEMKTSNKDLYPDSRIEDYVAKLHQAVTHFVPDGSTYIFTSFDQRPLKAIKLLDPQADIMLIKGGPLTPELMEAAKAIGSRRIAAKMEGTTRLAVKEAQKQGFIVTGWPGHNLGDYFLGLGLGVDAICSDVPVLVQEYVERKK, encoded by the coding sequence ATGAAGCCATTAAAATTCATCTTTCTGCTCAGTCTTGTATCTTTCGGCTGGGTGCCGCAGGCATTGGCAGACGAGAAGACGCCCTTTCATTTTGCGCACCGCGGAGGGGCACATGAATTTGAGGAGAATACTCTCTTCGCCTTCAAGAGCTGTTATGAAAAAGGCATCCGAGGCTATGAGTTGGACGTGCGTATGACCAAGGACGGTGAGCTGGTAGTGTTGCATGATGATTCCCTTGATCGCACTCACCAGAGCAGTGGGCCAGTGGAACACTTGAACGCGAACGAAGCCAGAGTGATTCGATCCAAAAAACAGAATGAGCCGCTGCTCTTTTTGGATACCCTGCTGGACTACCTGAAGGATAAACCCGGGATGTATGTGGAATTCGAAATGAAGACCAGCAACAAAGACCTTTATCCCGATTCACGTATCGAAGATTATGTAGCGAAACTACACCAGGCCGTCACCCACTTCGTTCCGGATGGTTCGACTTATATCTTCACTTCGTTTGATCAACGCCCGCTCAAAGCCATCAAACTACTCGACCCCCAAGCAGACATTATGCTAATCAAGGGAGGACCGCTGACTCCCGAGTTGATGGAGGCGGCCAAGGCGATCGGCTCCAGGCGGATCGCTGCTAAAATGGAGGGCACCACGCGCCTTGCCGTCAAGGAAGCGCAGAAGCAGGGGTTTATCGTGACTGGCTGGCCCGGCCACAACCTCGGTGACTATTTCCTAGGTCTCGGTCTCGGCGTGGACGCCATTTGCAGCGACGTTCCTGTGCTGGTGCAAGAATATGTCGAGCGCAAGAAGTAG
- a CDS encoding PVC-type heme-binding CxxCH protein has product MPDHASRRSFLANPVIVRCLCFVAALCVSRPAASAEGQAPANSVFRAGAAAVDVTPTHFPVIVNGNFNEVEATRAHDRLMSRAVVLDDGRFRLAIVVVDSLMVPRELLDSAKEMAHKATGIPTERMLISATHSHSAPSAMACLGSRADPDYQQFLTRQIAKSIQQAVDNLAAAKVGWTVVHDAEHNHCRRWIYRPDRIATDPFGVHNVRAHMHPGHQSPDHIAPSGPADPDLSLLSIQSAEGRPIAVLANYAMHYYGTSPVSADFCGRFGDRLADLIGIEAGAPTFVGIMSQGTSGDSMWMDYSEPAPRRDLEKYTLEVAGVAHEAYQAIEYGRWVSLAMAETTIKLRRRTADPQRLEWAQSVLAEMGDRLPQSRQEIYAREQIYLHDEPEVEIKLQAIRIGELGITAIPNEVYGITGLKLKAQSPLQPTFNIELANGAEGYIPPPEQHALGGYTTWPARTAGLEVQAEPKIVATLLELLEKVADKPRRSPVAPASGYNTAVLDSRPVAYWRMNEMSGSQAIDTIGNHHGVYENGVAFYLPGFDTGSAISHRAAHFAGGCMQAAARDLGETYSVELWFWNGLPHDARPVTGYFFSRGTPGSKEAAGDHLGIGGTSMESANAGKLIFFNGNAKNELQVGVTVIQPKTWNHVVLVRDGPRVAAYLNGNKTPEFRGEATISRSTNADDLFVGGRNDGFASFEGKLSNVAIYDRILSQDEITTHLKMSGVEIPETLSKISSETGAANAANLNSPQPDDPPLSPADSLAATLVRPGYEIELVAAEPLVKDPVAIAWGTDGRLWVAEMGDYPLGMDGQGKPGGRIRFLEDTSGNGTYDRSTVFLDGVRFPTGVMPWRDGVLITAAPEILYAEDTNGDGRADKREVLYSGFQEGNQQLRVNGLSWGLDNWIYCASGAHHGGYGADRQLRAVKTNKTLTLGSRDFRFRPDSGELDPQSGPSQYGRNRDDWGNWFGQQNSHPLWHFALQDQYLRRNPHFAPPDPRKQLVGPNNPPVYPAKSPQKRFHSFEQSGRFTSACSAMVYRDELLFPRETTTQHAFTCEPFHNLVQHNVIVEDGVSFTSHRDPAETDTDFFASKDRWCRPVMARTGPDGALWIVDMYRYMIEHPEWLTPEGRKELEPFYREGADRGRIYRVFPTGQKARQIKNLAALDTPELVTALDSPNGPQRDLAGQLLQWRGDKSAAPLLEQMAQQSSNPLGRLHALGTLDGLGMLSPRLVQQALGDEHAGVRRHAILLAEPLAEQQDDLLLAALKLVDDPDAKVRLQLACTLGQWPGRDSAGALAELSSTVAADPYLAAAVTSSINQHNLGDVLTIALAEREDPESGQLVGQLLALSVAFDNRSATLDGLEAILRIDQDADVAWQFETVAGLLDAMERHGTSLAALVREEDDRGQEVLRQVAAFTDLARTTSLNAEASSSLRAAAVRLLARHPDQRAEDLRQLQRLLTPQTPPAIQLAIVRHLGSQSDPAIGEILLAGWRSHAPALRSETLSVLASRSAWLTALLDSIENGQVARADIDATTRQSLLAHRDKAIRARITTLLADASSTDRRKVLLEHQAVLKLAGSPLRGQPVFNKHCANCHKLDGVGHDIGPNLRSLTDSKPSSLLSSILDPSAAVDGKFVTYIVLADDGRTFTGMIASETANSITLVEKENKQHVILRTQIEDIRSTGKSLMPDGLENDITHQDFADLIAYIRAQDSKQQPPLNGSK; this is encoded by the coding sequence ATGCCGGATCACGCTTCACGGCGATCATTTCTCGCAAATCCGGTGATAGTTCGGTGCCTTTGCTTCGTAGCCGCACTCTGTGTTAGTCGCCCTGCCGCTTCTGCGGAAGGACAGGCTCCGGCAAACAGCGTATTTCGCGCCGGAGCGGCTGCCGTCGATGTTACGCCGACACATTTCCCTGTGATCGTCAATGGCAACTTTAACGAAGTAGAAGCAACGCGAGCGCATGACCGATTGATGTCTCGAGCGGTGGTTCTGGATGACGGGCGATTCCGGCTAGCGATCGTAGTAGTCGACAGTTTGATGGTCCCGCGCGAGTTGCTGGACAGCGCCAAAGAGATGGCTCATAAAGCAACTGGGATTCCGACTGAGCGGATGTTGATCTCCGCAACCCACTCGCATTCTGCACCGTCAGCAATGGCATGCTTGGGCAGCCGCGCAGACCCGGACTACCAACAGTTCCTAACCAGACAGATTGCCAAGAGCATTCAACAAGCCGTGGACAATCTAGCCGCGGCCAAGGTGGGTTGGACTGTGGTGCATGACGCTGAACACAACCACTGCCGCCGATGGATCTATCGCCCTGATCGAATCGCAACCGATCCGTTCGGTGTGCACAATGTGCGCGCCCACATGCATCCGGGCCACCAGAGTCCCGACCACATCGCGCCGTCTGGACCGGCGGACCCCGATTTGTCGCTGCTGTCGATACAATCCGCAGAAGGTCGCCCCATCGCTGTCTTGGCCAATTACGCAATGCACTATTACGGCACGTCGCCGGTATCCGCTGATTTCTGCGGACGCTTTGGTGATCGGTTGGCCGATTTAATTGGGATTGAAGCGGGTGCACCAACCTTTGTAGGCATCATGTCGCAAGGGACTAGCGGTGACAGCATGTGGATGGACTACAGCGAGCCTGCGCCGCGGCGTGATTTGGAGAAGTACACGCTTGAGGTCGCAGGCGTCGCACACGAAGCTTACCAGGCGATCGAGTATGGGCGATGGGTTTCGCTCGCGATGGCGGAGACAACCATAAAATTGCGTCGCCGTACTGCGGATCCACAGCGGTTGGAGTGGGCCCAATCGGTATTGGCCGAGATGGGCGATCGCTTGCCTCAATCGAGACAGGAAATCTATGCCCGCGAGCAGATCTACCTGCACGATGAGCCTGAGGTCGAAATCAAGTTGCAGGCAATTCGCATCGGCGAGTTGGGGATCACAGCAATTCCGAATGAAGTCTACGGTATTACGGGACTTAAGCTGAAAGCGCAGAGCCCGCTGCAGCCGACCTTCAACATCGAGTTAGCAAATGGAGCAGAGGGCTACATTCCTCCGCCCGAGCAACATGCGTTGGGAGGTTATACGACCTGGCCTGCACGAACTGCCGGATTGGAAGTCCAGGCCGAACCGAAGATCGTTGCCACGCTGCTCGAGCTGTTGGAGAAAGTTGCCGACAAACCGCGCCGCTCGCCGGTGGCACCTGCGAGCGGATATAATACCGCCGTTCTCGACTCGCGGCCTGTCGCTTACTGGCGAATGAACGAGATGTCCGGTTCGCAAGCCATCGACACAATTGGCAATCATCATGGCGTTTACGAAAATGGCGTGGCGTTTTACTTGCCGGGTTTCGATACTGGCTCGGCAATCTCGCATCGAGCGGCCCATTTTGCTGGCGGCTGCATGCAAGCTGCAGCGAGAGATCTCGGCGAGACCTATTCGGTTGAACTGTGGTTTTGGAATGGGCTGCCACATGATGCGCGCCCCGTTACTGGCTATTTCTTTTCACGGGGCACGCCGGGCTCGAAAGAGGCAGCAGGCGATCATCTCGGCATCGGCGGTACTTCGATGGAATCCGCCAATGCCGGAAAGTTAATCTTTTTCAACGGCAACGCGAAGAATGAGCTTCAAGTTGGAGTGACTGTGATCCAGCCTAAGACGTGGAACCACGTAGTATTGGTTCGAGACGGACCAAGAGTAGCGGCCTATCTGAACGGTAATAAGACGCCCGAGTTCCGCGGCGAGGCGACTATCTCACGGTCGACCAATGCGGATGACCTGTTTGTCGGCGGTCGCAATGACGGCTTTGCATCGTTTGAAGGAAAGCTGTCCAACGTTGCGATCTATGACCGAATTCTTTCTCAGGACGAGATCACCACGCATCTCAAAATGTCGGGTGTTGAAATTCCAGAAACACTGTCCAAGATTTCATCTGAGACCGGTGCCGCTAACGCTGCGAATTTGAATTCACCTCAGCCCGACGATCCACCGTTGTCGCCTGCCGATTCGCTGGCGGCAACCCTCGTGCGGCCGGGCTACGAGATCGAACTGGTCGCAGCTGAGCCGCTGGTCAAAGATCCGGTGGCAATTGCCTGGGGAACAGACGGACGTCTGTGGGTGGCGGAGATGGGCGACTATCCGTTAGGCATGGACGGTCAAGGCAAGCCGGGCGGACGGATTCGGTTTCTGGAGGATACCAGTGGCAATGGTACATACGATCGCTCCACCGTCTTCCTGGACGGGGTTCGTTTTCCCACGGGAGTCATGCCGTGGCGCGACGGCGTGCTGATTACCGCAGCGCCCGAAATCCTGTATGCCGAGGATACCAATGGCGATGGGCGAGCGGACAAGCGTGAAGTTCTCTATTCAGGATTCCAGGAGGGAAACCAACAGCTACGTGTAAACGGTTTGAGTTGGGGACTGGATAACTGGATCTATTGTGCCAGCGGCGCGCACCATGGAGGCTACGGTGCGGATCGCCAACTGCGGGCGGTCAAAACGAACAAGACCCTCACACTGGGCAGTCGCGACTTTCGCTTCCGGCCGGACAGCGGCGAGCTCGATCCACAAAGCGGCCCCTCGCAGTACGGTCGCAATCGCGATGACTGGGGTAATTGGTTTGGCCAGCAAAACAGTCACCCGCTTTGGCATTTCGCGCTTCAAGATCAATACCTGCGACGCAACCCGCACTTCGCGCCGCCCGATCCTCGCAAACAACTGGTCGGGCCGAACAACCCTCCGGTGTATCCGGCTAAAAGCCCGCAGAAGCGGTTTCATAGTTTCGAGCAGTCTGGGCGTTTCACATCGGCCTGTTCGGCAATGGTCTATCGTGACGAATTGCTGTTTCCGCGTGAGACGACCACTCAGCATGCCTTTACCTGCGAACCATTTCACAACTTGGTCCAGCATAACGTGATTGTCGAGGACGGCGTGAGTTTCACTTCCCATCGTGATCCGGCCGAAACCGATACGGACTTTTTTGCGTCGAAAGATCGCTGGTGCCGTCCCGTGATGGCTCGCACGGGTCCGGATGGCGCCTTGTGGATTGTTGATATGTATCGGTACATGATCGAGCATCCCGAGTGGCTGACGCCGGAAGGTCGTAAGGAACTCGAGCCGTTCTATCGTGAGGGGGCCGATCGAGGGCGAATCTATCGCGTGTTCCCCACAGGGCAAAAGGCTCGCCAGATCAAAAACCTCGCAGCGTTGGACACCCCGGAGTTAGTTACAGCTTTGGACAGCCCCAATGGCCCACAACGCGATCTAGCCGGACAGCTTCTCCAATGGCGCGGCGACAAGTCGGCTGCCCCCTTGCTCGAACAAATGGCCCAGCAATCCTCGAACCCGCTCGGTCGTCTTCACGCACTCGGTACTCTCGACGGGCTCGGTATGCTTTCGCCCAGACTTGTCCAGCAGGCGCTCGGCGATGAACATGCTGGTGTGAGACGTCACGCAATTCTCCTAGCGGAACCGCTGGCGGAGCAACAGGACGATCTGCTACTGGCTGCCTTAAAACTCGTCGATGACCCTGATGCCAAGGTGCGACTTCAATTGGCGTGTACACTGGGTCAGTGGCCAGGGCGAGACTCCGCCGGTGCATTGGCCGAACTGTCAAGCACTGTCGCCGCTGATCCCTACCTTGCAGCAGCCGTTACCAGTTCCATCAATCAGCACAACCTGGGCGATGTATTGACGATCGCATTGGCCGAGCGTGAAGACCCGGAGTCAGGCCAACTGGTTGGACAGTTGCTGGCTTTGTCCGTGGCCTTCGACAATCGCTCGGCCACGCTGGATGGATTGGAGGCCATACTTCGCATCGATCAAGACGCCGACGTGGCGTGGCAATTCGAAACCGTAGCTGGACTGCTCGATGCAATGGAGCGGCATGGCACTTCGTTAGCAGCACTGGTTCGTGAGGAAGACGATCGCGGCCAGGAAGTACTTCGTCAAGTTGCGGCGTTCACCGACCTCGCCCGTACGACGAGTTTGAATGCGGAGGCGAGCAGCTCTCTCCGCGCGGCTGCGGTCCGACTGCTGGCTCGTCATCCGGACCAACGGGCCGAAGATCTTCGCCAATTGCAACGGCTGCTGACGCCGCAGACTCCTCCCGCAATACAGCTCGCGATCGTTCGCCATCTGGGTAGCCAATCGGATCCAGCCATTGGCGAAATCTTGTTAGCCGGCTGGCGCAGCCACGCGCCAGCGTTGCGGTCGGAAACTCTGAGCGTTCTTGCCAGTCGATCTGCTTGGCTGACGGCCTTACTGGACTCCATCGAGAACGGTCAAGTAGCACGCGCAGACATCGATGCTACCACGCGTCAATCGCTTTTGGCCCACCGAGACAAGGCGATTCGAGCACGTATCACTACGCTTCTTGCTGACGCCAGCAGCACGGATCGCCGCAAGGTATTGCTCGAACATCAAGCAGTTCTCAAGCTGGCTGGCTCACCCCTGCGGGGGCAGCCTGTGTTCAATAAACATTGCGCCAACTGCCACAAGCTGGATGGCGTTGGCCATGACATTGGTCCTAACCTGCGATCACTGACCGATTCGAAACCAAGCAGCCTACTTTCATCGATCCTTGATCCCAGCGCGGCCGTCGATGGAAAATTTGTGACCTATATCGTGCTGGCCGACGATGGTCGCACATTCACTGGCATGATCGCTTCGGAAACCGCTAACAGCATCACGCTGGTGGAAAAGGAGAACAAACAACATGTGATTCTCCGCACCCAAATAGAGGACATCCGCAGCACCGGCAAGTCGCTGATGCCCGACGGTCTCGAAAACGACATCACGCATCAGGACTTCGCCGACCTGATTGCTTATATCCGAGCGCAAGACTCTAAACAGCAGCCGCCCCTAAACGGAAGCAAGTAA
- a CDS encoding DUF1501 domain-containing protein, translating to MMKRRNFLTRSAALAAAPIVGAGSPLLAAPTPVHIPKGKAEHCIFIWLGGGMCQLDTFDPKRRGNPRSAPKVAGSDYTSIDTVVPGVKFTEHLSRTAKVADRLTAIRSVNHSVIDDHAFATNIVHTGRMISGTITYPSIGSLVAHQRGAASEDVPAYMLIGYPNVSRGPGYLGPSYSNVYLTDTESGPAGFTQPEGLSATQIERRQRFAAMAGGPTKEMGLARYAEIQEQARRWAGADFMRNFKLDEEPAALREEYGGEFGQRCLLARRLTQSGVRFVEVSHNLNFINGTGWDTHFEGQLNQHVLIQELDTALAALIRDLEKKGLLDKTLIATGTEFGRPAEFDNRGGRGHQGSAFSLVLAGGGLNHCGAYGASDDHLGKEVAENPVSVPDFHATMFAALGIDPTKELFDSGRPIPITDGGNPITALFG from the coding sequence ATGATGAAACGTCGTAACTTTCTCACCCGCAGCGCTGCACTCGCCGCCGCTCCCATAGTCGGTGCCGGATCGCCTCTGCTCGCTGCCCCCACGCCCGTTCATATCCCGAAGGGCAAGGCTGAGCATTGCATTTTCATCTGGCTTGGCGGCGGCATGTGCCAGCTCGACACATTCGATCCGAAACGCCGTGGCAACCCGCGTTCCGCACCCAAGGTCGCCGGCAGCGATTACACCAGCATCGATACCGTGGTGCCCGGAGTAAAATTCACCGAACACCTCTCGCGCACCGCCAAAGTCGCCGATCGCCTCACCGCCATCCGCTCTGTCAATCACAGCGTCATCGACGACCACGCCTTTGCCACCAACATCGTGCACACCGGCCGCATGATCAGCGGCACGATCACCTATCCATCGATCGGCTCGCTGGTCGCACACCAGCGCGGCGCGGCGTCGGAGGACGTGCCCGCCTACATGCTCATCGGTTATCCCAACGTAAGTCGTGGCCCCGGCTATCTCGGCCCCAGCTACTCCAATGTGTATCTCACCGATACCGAGAGCGGGCCCGCTGGATTCACTCAGCCCGAGGGCCTTTCCGCCACGCAAATTGAGCGTCGCCAGCGTTTCGCCGCCATGGCAGGCGGCCCGACCAAGGAAATGGGACTCGCCCGCTACGCGGAGATACAGGAGCAAGCCCGCCGCTGGGCCGGAGCGGATTTCATGCGCAACTTCAAGCTCGACGAAGAACCCGCCGCACTGCGCGAAGAATACGGAGGCGAGTTCGGCCAGCGCTGTCTGCTGGCACGGCGTCTCACTCAGTCGGGTGTGCGTTTTGTAGAAGTCTCGCACAACCTCAATTTCATCAACGGCACCGGCTGGGACACCCATTTCGAGGGCCAGCTCAATCAGCACGTGCTCATCCAGGAACTTGACACCGCCCTTGCCGCATTGATTCGTGATTTGGAAAAGAAAGGCCTGCTCGACAAGACCCTGATCGCCACCGGGACCGAGTTCGGGCGCCCCGCCGAGTTCGACAACCGCGGCGGTCGCGGCCACCAGGGATCCGCCTTCAGCCTCGTCCTCGCCGGTGGAGGCCTCAACCACTGCGGAGCCTACGGAGCCAGCGATGACCATCTCGGCAAAGAAGTCGCCGAGAATCCCGTTTCCGTTCCCGACTTTCACGCCACGATGTTCGCCGCTCTCGGCATCGATCCAACCAAGGAACTATTCGATTCGGGGCGTCCCATCCCCATTACCGACGGCGGTAACCCCATCACCGCACTATTTGGCTAA
- a CDS encoding DUF1553 domain-containing protein, with amino-acid sequence MKRYFYSQVLVLLLCSLQFVDAAAPNENSLPPAKPVATWLFDGKDAFGSWHDTVAGPRPPLHPLFHATNLAADFVSEKPLIIPGNEAPSFKHGEALTFDFWISPGDLKEKQPVFLLAKGDPDRAGQVDDNLNFALTVERVSSSLMRVGVCFAAEPEKDDDIPVRHQWWSGSINLTGLDWHHIAIPYTFGDPTSVMLFVNGRMQLFSGKWEKSTERGPVQRPGDLRIGGVSGEAKAFYRGRIDSLILHRGVLKNEEIEERYAIVPPPTPVTREDVKAGEVRVELCTSGVPGRREWPDTLPTSSEILTEEAFGFFELPKKYESGGVLGNPPGNTFLRASGLVTLPKGKHRLLLRARGISRLIVDGKTVLDTPLMPSSLNGHHLTTEQDTYLNLGPDFRFAPPGNREEWCEFESTGEKPHLVVLETIFGTVRPGLGETVAAWSREGEATWQLLSPTDRHVPYTDEGWAAYEKERRANLERINTEQRLAMRAAQDPYWEKRREAVETWLAATPEIEVPALPENMPAHNAIDHFIGARIAEVAAAYENGHSEGPQYFDDIEPLLESRCYDCHQGGKSQGDLRLDTLAGAQQGGESELPAVVPGAPDKSELIYRISTDDEGEIMPPEGDRMKPEEVALLKKWIEQGANWPEFDVTTLELPPLTDELTFLRRVTLDTVGVPPSEAEILEFLGDTSKDRRLKAIDRLLADSRWADHWMGYWLDVLAENPVIISGSLNNTGAFRWWIYDALRDDLPMDAFVTQLIRMRGSSDKGGPAGFAVAGQNDAPMAEKGAIIASAFLGVEMKCARCHDAPAHVSKQEELFQLAAMLTREPVKVPATSSVSTEMLSAGGRTPLIQVTLKPGTEVQPVWPFDQFCSEEASQELAENPKDSRDQLAALVTAPQNERFAQVMANRIWQRLMGRGLVENPADWEKSESTHPELLSWLGREFVRSGYSLKEVSRLILASHAYQRGSLPDLLQTEALYVGPAPRRMTAEQIVDSLFASTGKPFKVEELTFDADGISGQSSLGKARRAWMLTSTANERDRPSLSLPRVQAVTTVLESFGWRGSRQSPVTLRESDPNVLQPAVLSNGTMSGWTTRLSDDHGTTELAVKNQSLDSLINSLYLRLLTRKPTDSELEFARELLSPGYEERRVTAPPDLSGVKRTRPKYTAWSIHLDGPANALAQELETMARRGDPPTWKLTSEWRERLEDFLWLTLNQPEWLYIR; translated from the coding sequence ATGAAGCGATATTTTTACAGCCAAGTGCTTGTCCTACTATTGTGCAGTTTGCAGTTTGTCGACGCGGCAGCTCCCAACGAGAATTCCCTGCCTCCCGCAAAGCCCGTGGCCACTTGGCTCTTTGATGGCAAGGATGCGTTTGGCTCCTGGCACGATACCGTTGCTGGCCCACGTCCTCCGCTTCATCCTTTGTTCCATGCGACCAACCTGGCCGCCGACTTCGTCTCCGAAAAACCGCTGATCATTCCCGGAAACGAGGCACCCAGTTTCAAACACGGTGAGGCTCTGACCTTCGACTTCTGGATCTCACCCGGAGATCTGAAGGAAAAACAACCCGTCTTTTTGCTGGCCAAGGGCGATCCCGACCGGGCCGGCCAAGTCGACGACAACCTCAACTTCGCCTTGACGGTGGAGCGTGTCAGTTCCAGTTTGATGCGGGTCGGCGTCTGTTTCGCTGCGGAGCCGGAAAAGGACGACGACATTCCCGTCCGTCACCAGTGGTGGAGCGGCAGCATCAACTTGACCGGCCTCGATTGGCATCACATCGCCATCCCCTACACTTTCGGTGACCCCACCAGCGTGATGCTCTTTGTGAACGGGCGGATGCAATTATTTTCAGGCAAATGGGAGAAATCGACCGAGCGTGGCCCGGTCCAACGCCCCGGTGACCTGCGGATTGGTGGAGTCAGCGGCGAGGCCAAAGCTTTCTACCGCGGGCGCATCGACTCACTCATTCTGCATCGCGGGGTGCTGAAAAACGAGGAGATCGAAGAGCGCTACGCCATCGTGCCTCCCCCAACGCCGGTCACCCGCGAGGATGTGAAAGCTGGCGAGGTGCGGGTTGAACTTTGCACCAGCGGCGTGCCCGGCCGCCGCGAATGGCCGGACACCCTTCCTACCAGCTCCGAGATTCTCACCGAGGAGGCCTTCGGATTCTTTGAACTGCCGAAGAAATATGAAAGCGGTGGAGTCCTGGGCAATCCTCCGGGCAATACCTTTCTTCGTGCTTCCGGCCTGGTTACTTTGCCGAAGGGAAAACACCGTCTTCTGTTGCGGGCGCGCGGCATCTCCAGGCTCATCGTTGACGGCAAGACCGTGCTCGACACGCCGCTAATGCCGTCCAGCCTCAATGGCCATCATCTGACCACCGAACAGGATACCTATCTCAATCTCGGTCCCGATTTCCGTTTTGCCCCTCCTGGCAACCGTGAGGAATGGTGCGAGTTCGAGTCGACAGGAGAGAAACCGCATCTCGTGGTGCTGGAGACGATTTTCGGCACGGTTCGCCCCGGTCTTGGCGAAACAGTCGCCGCCTGGTCACGGGAAGGCGAAGCAACCTGGCAACTGTTGTCTCCAACGGACCGTCACGTTCCCTACACCGACGAAGGCTGGGCCGCCTACGAAAAGGAACGACGGGCTAATCTCGAGCGCATTAACACCGAGCAACGCCTCGCCATGCGGGCCGCACAGGATCCCTACTGGGAGAAACGCCGCGAGGCGGTAGAAACCTGGCTTGCCGCGACGCCGGAGATCGAGGTCCCGGCATTGCCCGAGAACATGCCCGCACACAATGCTATCGATCATTTCATCGGTGCCCGCATCGCCGAAGTTGCGGCCGCCTATGAGAACGGCCACAGCGAAGGTCCACAATATTTCGACGACATTGAGCCACTGCTTGAGTCCCGCTGCTACGACTGCCACCAAGGCGGCAAGAGCCAGGGCGATCTTCGCCTCGACACGCTCGCTGGAGCGCAACAGGGCGGTGAATCGGAGCTTCCCGCCGTGGTCCCAGGTGCCCCAGACAAGAGCGAGTTGATCTATCGCATCAGCACCGATGACGAGGGTGAAATAATGCCTCCCGAGGGCGATCGGATGAAGCCAGAAGAAGTTGCACTGCTGAAAAAGTGGATCGAACAGGGCGCGAACTGGCCGGAGTTCGACGTCACCACACTCGAGCTTCCGCCACTGACCGATGAGCTGACTTTCCTCCGCCGCGTCACTCTCGATACCGTTGGCGTGCCGCCTTCGGAAGCAGAGATCCTCGAGTTCCTCGGCGATACGTCCAAGGACCGGCGTCTCAAGGCCATCGACCGTTTGCTGGCCGACTCACGCTGGGCCGATCATTGGATGGGCTACTGGCTCGATGTCCTCGCGGAAAACCCTGTCATCATTTCTGGCAGTCTCAACAACACCGGCGCGTTCCGCTGGTGGATCTACGACGCGCTGCGTGACGACCTACCCATGGACGCTTTCGTGACCCAGCTCATCCGCATGAGGGGCAGCTCAGACAAAGGAGGACCGGCGGGCTTCGCCGTCGCCGGACAGAATGATGCGCCGATGGCGGAGAAGGGTGCCATCATCGCTTCGGCCTTTCTCGGTGTGGAAATGAAATGCGCCCGCTGTCACGATGCCCCGGCCCACGTCTCCAAACAGGAAGAACTTTTCCAACTGGCGGCTATGCTAACCCGAGAACCAGTCAAGGTACCTGCCACCAGCAGCGTCTCGACCGAGATGCTCAGTGCCGGAGGACGCACGCCGCTGATCCAAGTCACCCTGAAACCCGGCACCGAGGTGCAGCCCGTCTGGCCGTTCGACCAGTTCTGCAGTGAGGAAGCGTCGCAGGAGTTGGCGGAGAACCCTAAGGATTCCCGCGATCAATTGGCGGCACTGGTCACCGCGCCGCAAAACGAACGCTTCGCTCAAGTGATGGCGAACCGCATCTGGCAGAGACTCATGGGCCGTGGACTGGTCGAGAATCCAGCTGATTGGGAGAAATCGGAATCCACCCATCCCGAGTTGCTAAGTTGGTTAGGACGCGAATTTGTCCGTTCCGGCTACAGCCTCAAGGAGGTGTCACGACTGATCCTCGCTTCCCACGCCTACCAGCGCGGTAGTCTGCCCGATTTGCTGCAGACCGAGGCGCTTTACGTCGGGCCGGCGCCGCGTCGGATGACGGCCGAGCAGATTGTCGACTCCCTGTTCGCCTCTACCGGCAAGCCATTTAAGGTGGAAGAACTCACTTTCGACGCCGATGGCATCTCCGGGCAGAGTTCTCTCGGCAAAGCGCGCCGGGCCTGGATGCTGACCTCCACTGCCAACGAGCGAGACCGCCCCAGCCTGTCGCTGCCCCGTGTCCAAGCCGTGACCACCGTGCTCGAGTCGTTTGGCTGGCGGGGATCGCGACAGTCGCCCGTCACTCTGCGGGAGAGCGATCCCAACGTACTGCAACCCGCCGTCCTTTCCAACGGCACCATGAGCGGCTGGACGACGCGTCTCAGCGACGACCACGGGACGACCGAACTCGCCGTGAAAAACCAGTCGCTCGATTCGCTGATCAACTCGCTCTACCTGCGTCTGCTGACCCGCAAACCGACCGACTCGGAACTTGAATTCGCCCGTGAACTTCTCAGCCCTGGGTATGAGGAGCGACGCGTCACTGCCCCCCCGGATCTCTCGGGAGTGAAACGCACCCGCCCGAAATACACCGCCTGGTCGATTCATCTCGACGGCCCCGCCAACGCCCTGGCCCAGGAGTTGGAGACCATGGCCCGCCGCGGAGATCCGCCCACCTGGAAGCTCACTTCCGAATGGCGTGAGCGATTGGAGGACTTCCTCTGGCTCACGCTGAACCAACCGGAATGGCTCTACATCCGGTAA